A segment of the Acidimicrobiales bacterium genome:
GGGATCGTCTTGGCGTCCTGGCCAAGGTACAAGGGGTAACTCTGAAAGATGAACATTCCGTCGGCGGCGCTCCCTGCCAACGCCAACAACCGGCTCGAGTAGGCAGCACCCTCGATGTTGATCGGTGTGAAGTTCTGTTGTTGCATCTGTCTCGCGAGGGCCGCCGCGAAGTTGTCAGGGAGCTCGAGTGAGATGAACATCCGAACACCGGCATCTTTCATGGAGACGATGTCGGGCAGGAAGTTCGTGTCGAACGGTCCCACCCCTCGGTCATAGACGATCCGTATGCCGACCGAGGTCATTGCTGTCTCAAACGTGTGCTCGATCGCAGCCGTAGCGGGTGTGGCCTTTGCCCAGATGATGCCGACCTTCTTCACGGCCTGGGGGTAGGTGTGCTGCAAGTACTTGAAGAACCCGAGGGGGTAGTTGTTGACCGGGTTTGGCAGGGCGCTGTAGACGAACGGGTCACTCACCATGCCGGTGTCCAGTGGAAGCGTGATGTCCGGCACGTGGGCGATGTCGATCAGAGGCTTCTCGGCGGCATCGAGTAGCGAGAAGCCGCCCACCAGCGCGAAGTCGTTGTGGATCTGCGCACCGGTTGCCACCGCCACTTCTCCACTCTGGAAGGTGCTGTCCTGGGCGTCGAGAATCAGCTTCCTGCCGTTGACCCCACCTTTGCTGTTGATATATGCAAAGTACGCCTTCGTGCCGTCTTCAGCTCCCTTGAACAAACCAGGGATAGGTGATCCCAAGTCGTCGACTTGTCCCACCGTCACGGAGTTGGCTGTCACTCCGGGCGCGGGACCCCGGCCACCATTTGCATGGGCGGACGATGTGGGCTCAGTGGGCGTCTTGGGAGGGGATGCTGCCGAGCCGGCTGACGAGCATGCCGCCACGCTGATGGCAAGCATCACGAGCATCAGCGGCGACATCGCGCTCGCGGTGCGACGCCGGCGCACCCGGCTGCCCGGGTACCGCCGATCCGGGATCGTCGTCCGATCGCAGATTGCCCGGAACTGCCGGTTGACCATCGCGGTAACCTACAGTTCGGACCAGTGTCCGCCTGACCGGAATCATCCACTCCAGTGTCGCCAGGGGAGCCCCTGGGAAGTTCCGGCAGCACCGGCGGCGCGTCCGGAGGCGGTCTGCGCCTGCTCGGGTGTGGTTCAAGACTCGGCGGGCACGTGCCGATGGGAGGACGGTGAGCCTCGCCACAGGCATGACGCCGCCTATCCGCGGACCATGGGTGCCCTGACCAGGGATATCTCTCGCAGTGGCCGATCCCCGGTAGCCCCCAGACGTGCGGGAGCGTTCGGGTTGTTCCCGGTGCCGTCACCCTCGCTACTGTCTCGGCCCAGGACATGCAACGGGGACGGCAGTGACTCGGCTTGACCTTGGATCGAGCGAACGCGTCAGCGATGTCGTCCTGCCGCGCCGGCTCGGTTACCTCCCCCAGCTCGATGGGCTCCGAGCCGTCGCCATCGGTATGGTCATGCTGTTCCACCTTCTGCCACTGCGGGCCCCCGGTGGCTGGATCGGCGTCGACATCTTCTTCGTGCTGTCCGGGTTCCTGATCACGTCGCTGCTGCTCGACGAGCGTGTGATGACCGGCCGTGTGAGGTACGGCCGGTTCGTGCTTCGCCGGTTCTTCCGGCTCTACCCCGGGCTGGTCGCACTCCTGATCGGAGCGACGATCTGGGCCGAGATCGTCGGTATCCCCCATTGGGGGACCGTGGTTTCATGGACCGTAGAGGTCCGCCGCAACATCGTCGACATGAGCCAGAACTCCAACCTGCTCAAGGACAACGTCCTGGGCCCGACCTGGACCCTCGCCATGGAAGATCAGTTCTACGTGGTGTGGCCCATCGTGTTGATCGTGGCGTCACGCTTCATGAGCCGTCGCGGGATCGCCGGCCTCGCCGCCGCCGGAGCCCTGGCGTCGCTCCTGGTCAAGTGTGCTCTGTACGGCAACGGTGTGGCGGTCCGGCGCCTCATCTTCGGGCCTGACTGCACTGCCGGCTTGTTGTTGATCGGATGCGTGGCTGGGCTGCTGTTCGTCAACCGCGATCTCGACCGCCTCCGGGGGGGCGTGCTGACACGCTTCGCTCCGCCGTGCGTGATGGCCTTGCTCGGCGTGGCCTTCGTACTGGCCCAGGAGACGGATCGTTGGCTGTATGTCGGCCCGACCACGGTGTTGGCGCTCGCCAGTGCGGTCCTGATCGTCGGCGTGGTCCTCGCCCCGACGACATGGTTTGCCCGCCTGCTGTCGTGGGGCCCCCTTGTCCTTGTCGGGAAATGGTCGTACTCGCTGTATCTGTGGCACACCCTGGCCTACTTCATCGTCAGCAATTCCGTGGCTCGGGGACGAGCGGGCTTCGTGGGTGTGGCTGAGAAGCTGGGGTTGGCCTTCGCCCTGGGAATCACCTCGTACTACCTGATCGAACGTCCCGTCAGGAACCTCGGTCGATCCGTCTTGGCACGCTCGCGCCAAGAGGTCGTGGCGACGGTCATGTCGGCCGACTGACCCTGGTTCGAAGCCGAGGATGTGATGTCTCGGGGGTTCGCACGGTCGCTCTCGACGGTCGGCACTCTCGGCACTGAATCGATCGGAGTCTCGTCAGCGCTTCGCAGGGGGAACGCCCGCGTCGATCGC
Coding sequences within it:
- a CDS encoding ABC transporter substrate-binding protein, producing MVNRQFRAICDRTTIPDRRYPGSRVRRRRTASAMSPLMLVMLAISVAACSSAGSAASPPKTPTEPTSSAHANGGRGPAPGVTANSVTVGQVDDLGSPIPGLFKGAEDGTKAYFAYINSKGGVNGRKLILDAQDSTFQSGEVAVATGAQIHNDFALVGGFSLLDAAEKPLIDIAHVPDITLPLDTGMVSDPFVYSALPNPVNNYPLGFFKYLQHTYPQAVKKVGIIWAKATPATAAIEHTFETAMTSVGIRIVYDRGVGPFDTNFLPDIVSMKDAGVRMFISLELPDNFAAALARQMQQQNFTPINIEGAAYSSRLLALAGSAADGMFIFQSYPLYLGQDAKTIPAVTQFVAWMKKVDARPNFEIESVSGWISAELFAAALKHAGDPPTRAGLISALNKTTLFDSGGLIPLSNPAGEVSSSCFLLAQVRHGQIQRVPPTPSTGFFCPTSSGYLTSPGYHRIVRPTS
- a CDS encoding acyltransferase, which encodes MTRLDLGSSERVSDVVLPRRLGYLPQLDGLRAVAIGMVMLFHLLPLRAPGGWIGVDIFFVLSGFLITSLLLDERVMTGRVRYGRFVLRRFFRLYPGLVALLIGATIWAEIVGIPHWGTVVSWTVEVRRNIVDMSQNSNLLKDNVLGPTWTLAMEDQFYVVWPIVLIVASRFMSRRGIAGLAAAGALASLLVKCALYGNGVAVRRLIFGPDCTAGLLLIGCVAGLLFVNRDLDRLRGGVLTRFAPPCVMALLGVAFVLAQETDRWLYVGPTTVLALASAVLIVGVVLAPTTWFARLLSWGPLVLVGKWSYSLYLWHTLAYFIVSNSVARGRAGFVGVAEKLGLAFALGITSYYLIERPVRNLGRSVLARSRQEVVATVMSAD